TTTGCCACCGGGCCATCCTGCCACATTGGGCGGGAAAAAGAGTATCTGGCCGAGGGCGCGCTGGAGCACCATTTGGCTTTCGGGATGGTCCAACTCAAGCGGTAATGCGCGGCGTATGCCGACCCAGAGCTCGACGGGCGACTTGATTTTGTTGCCAGTGTTTTCGGGGGCATAAAACCAATCGGAGCGAGCGATGTCTTCGAGCAATCGCATGATTTGGTAGCCACTGTCGTAGAATCGGTCGGCGAGCCAAGCTATGCGGTCTTCCGGCACGAGGGTGTCGTTCACGAGATATTTGTAGATTTTTCTGACGATGAACCGGGCCGTCTCTCTTTTTTCCAACAGGATGTGGAGCACATCGTCGCCGTTGAGTTTGCCCGTTTTGCCCAACACGGTTTTGGTGCCGTCGTCGTGGTCTATTTTTCTGAACACAAAGTCGCCGTTGAGCCGAAAGCCCCAACCCGTGAAGGCACGGGCGGCTTCCTTGACATCCTGCTCGGTGTAGTGTCCGCGCCCGAGGGTGAAGAGTTCCATCACCTCGCGGGCAAAGTTTTCGTTGGGGTGCTTCTTTTTGTTTTGTTGGTTGTTCAGGAAAGCGAGCATGGCCGCCGATTTGGACACTCCGCGCAGCAGGTCGCCAAAATTGCCCAGTGCGTGTTCGCGGACGACGTGCAGCATCTGCTGTTGGTAGAGGATGTTGATGTTGCGGCTGGCGAAGTGCCCGTGCCAGAAAAGCGCCATTTTCTCGCGGAGCTGTGCTTTGGAGTGCGTCATTTCTTCCAGCCAAAGCATGTTGAGGCTGCGCAGGTTGTCGCGGCTTTTCTCGCGGATTTCTTTTCTGTCGGCGGTATCGAGGTCTTTTCGCTCCATTTTGCCGATTTCGCCGATTCCCATGAGCAGCCCTTTGACGGCGCTGTCAGCCACATCAAAATAGACGGGCTTGGCGGCCAGCGATTCGTCGCGGAGCTTGGGCCACCAAGTGTTTTCGGGCAGGGAGGCCCAATTGTCCCAGCTCTTGGTGCGCGGGCCAAAGCCAAAGCGCCAAAGGAGATGTTGCAGTTTCTGACTCATACCATAGATGGTGTTTTGTGTTTCGGTGGAATGCCACCGCACAGAGACGATTAAAAGAAGCGGGTGTTTAAGGCTTAACGGAACTTTAATTCACACATATCTTTGCCCCTCACTCCAAATCAACGAATCACCCGTCCGAACACCTCATCGGGCGGACAAATCAACGAACAATGCAAAACATAGCCATCCTTACTGGCGGCGATTCGGAAGAACGGGTCATCTCGCTCAAAAGCGGTGCCGTCGTGCGCGAGCATCTGCCCAAATCTCGCTATCGCTCTTTCCTCATTGATGTTCAAAAGGCCGATTGGCGCGAGATGGATTCTGGTGTTCAGGTGGACAAAAACGACTTTTCACTCACCTTGCACGGCGAGCGCATTCGCTTCGATTGCGCATTTGCCGCGCTGCACGGCACCCCGCTCGAAGATGGCAGGATGCAGGGATATTTGGAGATGTTGGGCATCCCTTACACTTGCTGCGACGGCTATGTGAGCGCACTCACGATGAACAAGCACAACACGAAGATGCAATTGGCGCAATATGGCACGGTGCCGATGGCTCGGTCGGTGTTGTTGCGCCGAGGCATCAAGTTGGATGAAACGCAGCTGCTGGCTTTGGGCTTGCCCCTTTTTGTGAAGCCCAACACGCATGGTTCCAGTTTTGGGGTCACGAAAGTGAAAACGTTCGACGCGCTTCCGGTGGCCATTGAAGAGGCTTTTCGATTCGACACGGAAGTGGTGGTGGAAAGTTTTTTGCCCGGCAGGGAATTTTCCAACGGGGTGCTTCAAGTGGATGGGCGGATAGTGGCACTGCCCGTGACGGAGATTATCCCGGAAACGGAGTTTTTTGATTTTGCTGCTAAATACGAAGGAAAATCGCAGGAGGTTACACCTGCCGATTTGCCACCCGAACTGGCCCGCCAATGCCAGGAACGCTCTCGATTCCTGTATGAAGCCTTGCGCTGCCGGGGGGTGGTGCGTTTTGACTATATTTTGGTGGACGGCACTTTTCACTTTTTGGAAGCCAACACGATACCGGGCATTTCGCCCGCGAGCATCGTGCCGCAGCAGGCACAAGCGCATGGATGGCCGCTGGGCGAGTTTTTTGCCTTGCTTATAGAAGAAGCCTTGCGATAGGCGCTGAAAACAAAAAGCCCCCCGCAAGCCTTTGCTGCGGAGGACTTTCCTAATTGTCACCAACTTTCACATTTTCATGCATTCTCACGACCTCTGGGAAAATCTTTATTTTGCGTGATGATGACTCACCAATAGCTATTTTGTCGGGCGTATTTGGGGAAGAGGCTGGCCAGCATTTGTCGGCCATCCTTACTCATGAAAGTTATCTTGCCTGTTTCCATTCCATACATAGCTCCCACGAGGTTCAGGTCTTCTTGCTCTATCAATTCTCGGATGATGGAACTCGACCGAATGATGTGCTCCATGGTGCGCAGTATGTGTTGCCGCGCCACGTTTTTTACGAAGCGTTTGTTTTTTGAATGGCGTCCCTCAGGTAGCGTTTCTGTTTCGGCCAAAATGGAGAGGCGGAGGCGTTCCGTCAGCCCGGCCATATTCCCGAACGAAATGTCGTCGCAAGCAGCCTCGACCACGCTGCAACGGGTGTGTCCCAACACCACGATTAGTTTTGAGCCTAAACCGGCGCAAGCGTATTCCACGCTGCCCAAAGCGTCGGCACAAACGGCGTGACCAGCCAAGCGGATGTTGAAGATGTCGCCCATGCCTTGGTCAAAAATCAGTTCGGGCGACATATCCATATCGCTACAGCTGAGCACCGCCGCCAGTGGTTTGCGCCGCGCCTCGGTTTCCTTCAAAATTTGGAAAAGGATGCGGCCATGGTGTGGGTTGTTGAGAAAGCGTTCGTTGCCTTCTTGCAACAATTCGCGGACATCTTCTGGTGTCAAAGACTGCCAGTTCTGATGAGAAGATTGCATGATAGTGGGAAGCGTGGGTTTAAGTGAAAATGCGGGCACGACCCGACAGCGCGGATTCGTCCAACCGAGATAGAGGCTTGAAGCCTTATTCGTTCACTTAAACTTCGGGAGGAGGGCTCTCCAACTCGTGCGCCATTTCGGATATGGGGGCGAGCACGAGGCTGGATTTTGTATTTGCCAGTAGGCGGCCTGCTTTGAGGAGATAGGCAGGAGGCAGATAGTTGTTTTCGTCTTTATCTCGTTTTTCGGATTCGTTTTCTTCGCTTTTTTGTGTCTTGTTTTCTGCATCTTCTTCGCTGTCCTCAAAATCAGCGATTTGTTCGCTCAATGTCTGACCATCCAAAACGTGGTCGGCCTTCAGCAGATGCTGAAAGTCTTCCGCCAATAGCAGTATGATGATAGCGAACAATATGGATTGAAGACCGTGAGACATAAGTCAGCCGTTACGTGTGCAAAACTATGTAATTCCGCTGGGCTATTTTGCCAAAATATTGCCAGAAATGGTTTTTGTCGGCTAAAATGCAAATTCACGACATTTGGAAAGGGGGATTACTTTTTATCCGTCGCTGTAGAAT
This Saprospiraceae bacterium DNA region includes the following protein-coding sequences:
- a CDS encoding D-alanine--D-alanine ligase → MQNIAILTGGDSEERVISLKSGAVVREHLPKSRYRSFLIDVQKADWREMDSGVQVDKNDFSLTLHGERIRFDCAFAALHGTPLEDGRMQGYLEMLGIPYTCCDGYVSALTMNKHNTKMQLAQYGTVPMARSVLLRRGIKLDETQLLALGLPLFVKPNTHGSSFGVTKVKTFDALPVAIEEAFRFDTEVVVESFLPGREFSNGVLQVDGRIVALPVTEIIPETEFFDFAAKYEGKSQEVTPADLPPELARQCQERSRFLYEALRCRGVVRFDYILVDGTFHFLEANTIPGISPASIVPQQAQAHGWPLGEFFALLIEEALR
- a CDS encoding DUF1800 domain-containing protein → MSQKLQHLLWRFGFGPRTKSWDNWASLPENTWWPKLRDESLAAKPVYFDVADSAVKGLLMGIGEIGKMERKDLDTADRKEIREKSRDNLRSLNMLWLEEMTHSKAQLREKMALFWHGHFASRNINILYQQQMLHVVREHALGNFGDLLRGVSKSAAMLAFLNNQQNKKKHPNENFAREVMELFTLGRGHYTEQDVKEAARAFTGWGFRLNGDFVFRKIDHDDGTKTVLGKTGKLNGDDVLHILLEKRETARFIVRKIYKYLVNDTLVPEDRIAWLADRFYDSGYQIMRLLEDIARSDWFYAPENTGNKIKSPVELWVGIRRALPLELDHPESQMVLQRALGQILFFPPNVAGWPGGKNWIDSSSLILRLRLPQMLFAQSDLDVDTKDDDDQQMGQGRPNIAKRGLAATVEWQPVLDLFKKTPEHELTTTMAQYLWAMPDPKPPVSILRQHTDRSHRASLVKTTLIQLMATPEYQLS
- a CDS encoding carbonic anhydrase (macrophage inducible 5; Mig-5): MQSSHQNWQSLTPEDVRELLQEGNERFLNNPHHGRILFQILKETEARRKPLAAVLSCSDMDMSPELIFDQGMGDIFNIRLAGHAVCADALGSVEYACAGLGSKLIVVLGHTRCSVVEAACDDISFGNMAGLTERLRLSILAETETLPEGRHSKNKRFVKNVARQHILRTMEHIIRSSSIIRELIEQEDLNLVGAMYGMETGKITFMSKDGRQMLASLFPKYARQNSYW